One Ignavibacteriales bacterium genomic region harbors:
- a CDS encoding TonB-dependent receptor: MRRFARTFFLVILTLTFTGLTGLLAGTNGKIAGTVKDKKTGEPLIGCNVLLEGTTMGAGTDLDGRYTILNVPPGTYVLNVTIVGYLPTKIKEVKVNIDLTTTIDVGLSETVLELGREVVIIAERPLVQKDQTAKTAVIGRDQLNALPVNEFSQVLSLQAGFVAGSLRGGRSGEVAYWIDGVPVTDVYDGSQVVEVNKNLVQEAQLVSGAFNAEYGQAMSGIVNIATREGGKTYTGSMSAYGGDYQSPDKVLYPGIDKFSPNSIRNLEANISGPLLGDNLSFFANGRFIHFGGYLNGIRKYNPQNISFTDSTGKFRISRDPAGAGDGDIVPLNWSERKYAQAKLTWRIAPLLKASYNVIYDNNVAQAYDRAYLYNPDGKGKNYTVSTTQILQLTHTLGASSFYTIGASYFDKNLKYYLYENPYDARYVHPKVSLPVDGFSFLTGGTDLGRFQRSTQTALIKVDLSSQFNPSNLLKIGLEYRHHKVFFESMTLQPIDAQQDINLATGNPFISTKIPDLSSQYHDIYTHRPIELSGYVQDKMEFKDLIINIGVRFDYFSPDGVTLVDQSDPSIYNPIKPNNRFEDANGNGIQDAGERTRTVDDRRAYWYKKASTKFQISPRFGAAFPITERGVVHFSYGHFFQVPRFEFLYQNPDFKIGLGTGNQGLIGNTDLTPEQTINAELGVSQALTDDLSVDMTAYIRDIRNLTGTRADEIVVFGGSASYSKYVNSDFGFVKGIVVSLNKKFSGGVSATADYTYQVARGSASDPTEARNATTSGALPEVQLVALGWDQRHTLNATLSYNAPSWGMSFISQYGTGTPYTPRRSTDVTSLLTNSQAKPQFFNLDGQAFYAVSFEPLRFVLFLRVFNLLDTRNEVGVFDDTGRAGFTTDEARTLRTNPLQAVNTVQDWYRIPTFYSEPRRFEFGINMEF, encoded by the coding sequence ATGAGACGATTTGCCAGAACTTTTTTCCTTGTGATACTCACGCTGACCTTCACCGGACTGACGGGCCTCCTCGCCGGAACGAACGGCAAGATCGCCGGGACTGTCAAAGACAAGAAAACGGGGGAGCCGCTCATCGGTTGTAATGTCTTGCTTGAAGGGACGACCATGGGTGCCGGCACCGATCTCGACGGCCGGTACACGATCTTGAACGTCCCACCGGGCACCTACGTCCTGAACGTGACGATTGTAGGCTACTTGCCTACGAAGATCAAAGAGGTGAAGGTTAACATCGATCTCACCACAACAATCGACGTGGGGCTTTCAGAAACTGTGCTCGAGCTGGGCCGCGAAGTAGTCATTATTGCCGAACGACCGCTCGTCCAGAAAGACCAAACTGCAAAGACGGCCGTTATCGGTCGTGATCAGTTGAACGCTCTACCGGTCAATGAGTTCTCCCAGGTGTTGTCGCTCCAGGCGGGGTTTGTTGCCGGGAGCTTGCGCGGTGGCCGGAGCGGAGAGGTCGCATACTGGATTGACGGTGTGCCGGTGACGGACGTGTATGACGGCAGTCAGGTCGTCGAAGTGAACAAGAATCTTGTTCAGGAAGCCCAGCTGGTCTCCGGTGCGTTCAATGCCGAATACGGACAGGCAATGTCCGGCATCGTAAACATTGCCACGAGAGAAGGGGGAAAGACCTACACCGGATCGATGAGCGCCTACGGAGGAGATTATCAGAGTCCGGACAAGGTGCTGTATCCCGGAATTGACAAGTTCAGTCCCAACTCCATCAGAAACCTGGAAGCGAACATCAGCGGCCCCCTGCTCGGCGATAATCTGTCGTTCTTCGCCAATGGCCGGTTTATTCACTTTGGCGGCTATCTGAACGGGATTCGGAAATACAATCCTCAGAATATCTCATTCACCGACAGCACGGGCAAATTCCGAATCTCGCGGGATCCAGCCGGAGCGGGAGATGGGGATATCGTGCCTTTGAATTGGAGCGAACGCAAATACGCCCAGGCGAAGCTCACGTGGCGGATCGCCCCGCTGCTTAAGGCAAGCTACAACGTCATCTATGACAACAACGTAGCCCAGGCGTATGATCGGGCATACCTGTACAACCCCGACGGAAAGGGGAAGAACTACACGGTCAGCACGACTCAGATTCTGCAATTGACTCACACTCTGGGGGCATCCTCTTTCTATACCATCGGAGCGTCATACTTCGACAAGAACTTGAAGTATTACCTTTATGAGAATCCGTACGATGCCCGGTACGTCCACCCGAAGGTTTCCCTCCCGGTAGACGGGTTCAGCTTCCTGACGGGTGGAACCGATCTTGGACGGTTCCAGCGGTCGACGCAGACTGCACTCATCAAGGTTGATCTTTCCAGCCAATTCAATCCATCGAATCTGCTGAAGATTGGGCTCGAGTATCGGCACCACAAGGTGTTCTTCGAGAGCATGACCCTTCAGCCCATCGACGCGCAGCAGGACATCAACCTGGCAACAGGCAACCCGTTCATCTCGACCAAGATCCCGGATCTTTCTTCACAGTATCACGACATCTATACGCACCGCCCGATCGAGCTCTCCGGGTATGTGCAGGACAAGATGGAATTCAAGGATCTCATCATCAACATCGGCGTGCGGTTTGATTATTTTTCGCCGGATGGAGTGACGCTGGTGGATCAGTCCGATCCAAGCATCTACAACCCTATTAAACCGAACAACCGGTTCGAAGACGCGAATGGGAACGGAATTCAGGACGCGGGTGAGCGGACCAGGACGGTTGATGATCGAAGGGCGTACTGGTACAAGAAGGCGTCAACGAAATTCCAGATCAGCCCGCGCTTCGGGGCCGCATTCCCCATCACTGAGCGCGGTGTCGTTCATTTCTCGTACGGTCACTTCTTCCAGGTCCCTCGTTTTGAGTTTCTCTATCAGAACCCTGATTTCAAAATCGGACTTGGAACGGGCAACCAGGGACTTATCGGTAATACCGACCTGACTCCAGAGCAAACGATCAACGCCGAGCTTGGAGTGAGCCAGGCCCTCACCGATGACTTGAGCGTTGACATGACCGCATACATCCGCGATATCCGGAACCTGACCGGCACCCGCGCGGATGAGATCGTGGTGTTCGGCGGATCGGCGAGCTACAGCAAGTATGTCAACAGCGATTTCGGATTCGTAAAGGGGATTGTGGTTTCGCTGAACAAGAAATTCTCCGGCGGCGTGTCGGCGACAGCTGACTACACATATCAGGTTGCGCGGGGCAGCGCATCGGATCCGACCGAAGCGCGGAACGCTACCACGTCCGGGGCCTTGCCGGAAGTGCAGCTCGTCGCCCTTGGTTGGGACCAGCGGCACACGTTGAACGCGACTCTTTCGTACAACGCTCCGAGCTGGGGCATGAGCTTCATCAGCCAGTACGGTACGGGGACTCCGTATACACCGCGGCGGTCGACGGACGTTACGTCGCTGCTGACAAACAGCCAGGCCAAACCGCAGTTCTTCAATCTCGATGGACAGGCATTCTACGCTGTATCGTTCGAGCCATTGAGGTTTGTGTTGTTCCTCCGCGTGTTCAACCTGCTCGACACCCGCAACGAAGTCGGCGTCTTCGATGACACTGGTCGCGCTGGATTCACCACAGACGAGGCGCGGACACTTCGGACAAACCCGCTGCAAGCGGTGAATACAGTTCAGGATTGGTATCGCATCCCGACGTTCTATTCTGAGCCCCGGCGATTCGAATTTGGCATTAACATGGAATTCTAA
- a CDS encoding LacI family DNA-binding transcriptional regulator has protein sequence MPPTIYDIAREANVGIGTVSRVFNDHPSVSKETRERVLRIANRLSYRPHPYARGLARKRTNSIMAVIPFFTTFFFMEILQGVQSKLSELDCDLLLVGVNHPDQVEESLRHNVQRNRVDGILFFSMRVPETFVNQFLHHRTPLVLVDAYHKNFDSLAVDNQQGAYVATNHLIASGHRRIGMLSANLESIPARERLRGYRKALEEADLPVDPSLIKNSASPRLDGFTRESGYEVMQQFIRMGKKMPSAIFVSSDIQAAGALAALGEAGLKCPEEISLVGFDDIEIASHLGLTTMRQPMYEMGVLAADVLLARLETPNREAVHTMFVPKLVIRKTSESLDSRIRVASETAA, from the coding sequence TTGCCCCCTACAATCTATGATATCGCTCGCGAGGCGAACGTAGGCATTGGTACCGTTTCCCGGGTGTTCAACGACCATCCAAGTGTATCCAAAGAAACACGGGAAAGAGTCCTTCGCATCGCGAATCGTCTAAGCTATCGGCCCCATCCGTACGCGCGCGGACTTGCGCGCAAGCGGACGAATTCGATCATGGCGGTCATCCCGTTTTTCACCACCTTCTTTTTCATGGAGATTCTCCAGGGCGTTCAGTCGAAGCTCAGCGAACTCGATTGTGATCTTCTGCTCGTCGGGGTCAATCATCCCGATCAGGTGGAAGAGTCGCTGCGGCACAATGTTCAGCGGAACCGCGTGGACGGAATTTTGTTCTTTTCTATGAGGGTCCCGGAGACGTTCGTCAATCAGTTCCTGCATCACAGAACGCCTCTCGTACTCGTGGACGCGTATCACAAGAATTTCGATTCCCTCGCTGTGGATAACCAGCAGGGAGCGTACGTTGCAACGAATCACCTGATTGCCTCCGGCCACCGCCGAATCGGCATGCTCAGCGCAAACCTCGAAAGTATCCCGGCGAGGGAGCGGCTTCGGGGATACCGGAAGGCCCTGGAAGAGGCAGATCTTCCCGTCGATCCGTCGCTCATCAAGAACAGCGCTTCACCGCGGCTGGATGGATTCACACGCGAGTCCGGATACGAGGTGATGCAGCAATTCATCCGGATGGGGAAGAAGATGCCTTCAGCAATTTTTGTCTCGAGCGACATCCAGGCAGCCGGTGCTCTTGCCGCACTCGGCGAAGCCGGATTGAAATGCCCGGAAGAAATTTCGCTTGTTGGATTTGACGACATCGAGATCGCGAGTCACCTCGGCCTGACAACCATGCGGCAGCCGATGTATGAAATGGGTGTGCTTGCGGCCGACGTGTTGCTTGCGCGCCTCGAAACACCGAACCGCGAAGCGGTCCATACGATGTTCGTACCGAAACTCGTTATCCGTAAGACATCCGAGAGTCTTGATTCCCGTATCCGTGTCGCAAGCGAGACCGCAGCGTAG
- a CDS encoding PorV/PorQ family protein, whose translation MKKLSFVNTLVLVVSALFFTLSLHAQSKVGTTAAQFLGISVGARATAMGDAFVASSEDVSSVYWNPGAFAASGNSEFMFSNTNWLAGTKFRWFGLMLNLDGTNAVGVSLTNLDYGEDDVTTVALPDGTGERWTAQDVSIALSYSRRLTDKFSMGGSVKYISQTLYNETASTIAFDLGLLFTTGFHDMRLGMSFSNFGGDMTLDGRDLLQRVDIDPANSGSNKNLVGKLKTDPWPIPLFFRVGAAMDVVKNDVMKLTLAADAVRPNDNVEYVNVGGELGWNKMLFVRGGYRSLFKKDAEDGLTLGAGVRYQFEGIATLEVNYAYNKFGLFGNLNTIAIAVSF comes from the coding sequence ATGAAGAAATTGTCTTTTGTAAACACTCTGGTGTTGGTTGTGAGTGCACTCTTTTTTACCTTGAGCCTGCACGCCCAGTCAAAAGTGGGAACCACCGCCGCACAGTTCCTTGGTATCTCCGTGGGTGCCAGAGCTACAGCGATGGGGGACGCGTTCGTCGCTTCATCGGAAGACGTCAGTTCTGTCTACTGGAACCCGGGAGCGTTTGCCGCCAGCGGCAACTCCGAATTCATGTTCAGCAACACCAACTGGCTGGCCGGCACGAAATTCCGGTGGTTCGGTCTGATGCTGAATCTCGACGGTACGAACGCTGTGGGTGTGAGTCTCACGAACCTCGATTATGGCGAGGATGACGTGACGACTGTCGCGTTGCCGGATGGTACGGGCGAGCGGTGGACTGCACAGGATGTTTCCATTGCGCTGTCGTATTCGCGCCGCCTGACGGACAAGTTCTCGATGGGCGGATCCGTGAAGTATATCAGTCAGACGTTGTACAACGAGACGGCGAGCACGATCGCATTTGACCTGGGGCTCCTCTTCACGACCGGATTTCACGACATGCGTCTCGGCATGTCGTTCTCGAATTTTGGCGGCGACATGACGCTCGATGGCCGGGATCTTCTCCAGCGGGTCGATATCGATCCGGCGAATTCAGGATCGAACAAGAACCTCGTCGGGAAACTCAAGACCGATCCGTGGCCGATCCCTCTGTTCTTCCGCGTCGGAGCGGCGATGGATGTAGTCAAGAACGATGTCATGAAGCTGACGCTGGCCGCGGATGCAGTTCGCCCGAACGACAATGTGGAGTATGTCAACGTTGGAGGGGAGCTGGGCTGGAACAAGATGCTCTTCGTCCGGGGCGGATACCGGTCGCTCTTCAAGAAGGACGCAGAGGATGGCTTGACACTGGGTGCCGGCGTGCGCTATCAGTTCGAGGGCATTGCGACGCTTGAAGTGAATTACGCATACAACAAGTTTGGCCTTTTCGGCAATCTGAACACGATTGCCATCGCAGTAAGCTTCTGA